The segment GTGATGAACTACAGTACACCTGCTGTATGGATACCCTGTTGTGACACCTGTGTGAACATGAGGAGAACTGACTTCATGCATCCATTATAAATCACTAAAACAGCAgttgattaaaaatgatttaaaaaatgattcAAAAAAGTGATGTTAGTTCCAATAAAACTTCCAATAAAGCATTTGAGCATGACACttgctttgatattttgtatctaatgcaatgacatccAGACATTTTAAGAGTGACTTAGATGTCCAAACATTTTTTCAAAGTAGAGACATCGCTTTGAAAATGCAAACAGAAAAAAGGGGATGTAATTGAATATTCTCTGTGAAGTCCCTCTGGCCTCCACAGGAGAAGCTCAAAAGCAGATGGACCACTGTTTTCCCTGTCCAAAAGACCAGCAAGAATTTCCATACTTGATGCTAAAGCATATCACACTTAGAATTTATCAGGGAATAATTTGAGTACAATTCGTTTTAAGTCTGTTGCATAGTCTGTTTTttacatgcatttttctttcacATGGCAAAACAAATGATACACAATGGCATgtttaaaatttcatgtttaatgtgtAATGCACATTTATTGTGTATTCtttagtatttttaaaccaatacttaatttaaaaaaaagcttatttaacttattttaataaaaatcattttatctaagtatctttttaaaaaaaaaaaaacacacaattttgttgaatttaatataattgtatgaataaaaataatacattgaAATGTtgtgttatactttgttcttttgattacttttgttttccattttagttttctctgttttgaaaaaaatgttaattatgcTGTATATTGTATAAAAATTGCAAAGTTCCATTATTCAATGCTTCTGTATATTTGCTTCTCCTTTCATCATCAAATGTATTTAACATAGTGTAATTAATATAACTTAATTTCTGCTTTTTCTATTGACAGGAGGCAAAACGTCCATGTCGCCCTGCTTCAGTGTTCCAGATACTGATGGAGCAGTGGAGGAGACAATATATAACCCACATATGTCCAACGTCTATAGCCAGGATGACACAAACATTGCCCTTGACCTGGACAATGAATCTCTTTCAGACCCCCTTCCACCCTTGCCCCCACCCCTTCCACCCCTGGACAGCCCTGAACTGTCTCTGCCCCAGGAACCGAGCCCCCCTCCACTGCCTGCCATCAGTCCAGCACGCCCCACCACTTTGTCTCTAAAAACACTTCCCCGACCCACAATCCCCAACACTATGGCTTCCACCACCACCTCCATTACCAGAGAGAATGGTGGACCGCTAAGCAAAGACCCTGAAGAAGATGAGAAGAAGGTGATGGAGGAAGAGCTAAAGAAATGCATCGAGGATTTCAGGAAAATCCGCATACCAAAACTTTTCCCTGACCGCAAGAGGCACTGGCAGAGCGATCTGCTCAAAAAATATAATgcgtaatattaataaaacaccCTGCTGAAAACACCAGCATTGTTTTGGGTTCTGAGTCTAGTTTCACCAGCTATATGTAAGTTGTAAGTTGATTTGCCTAGTTGTAAAGGAGCACTAAGTTACATTATTAATTATGTGAATAAATGACTTGTTAGAGTCACAGCACACCGCTGTATGGTTCACTCTGTGTTGtacatgccaaaaaaaaaaaaaatctatatcaatttaagcaattttttttttgtaacactcTTTATTTACTGCTccttattcattttatatatagttCCTGAAAgttatttacacaaaaatacttgttattttattatttaattatcatATTTCAGTGGAAACTTTATTTTAACCCTTAGTTACGTGAAACAAAAAAAGTATCAACCGACTTTTAATTATTTAGTAACCTACTAGCTATGCTCCAGTTTTATTAGCTTCACTAGCAAGATCTACAAGATTTTGGTAAAACTAGCTTAGTTTTGCTGGTCAGCATCTTGGCTCTGCTGGTCCATCAGCTTGACCAGCTACAAAACCATCACTAACATGCAAAAGTGGGAATTCATATTGATTTAAGCCTGTCTTTTCAGAAGGGgaacaaaaagaaattaaaataatgaaaatgatttatgaaaaCAACACAATGTCAAAGCATTTGAATGTCTTCAGTTTAAATCCAGAGTCTATTAGCAGTTTAATAATACTGTATGTAgactaaataaacaaatattccTTAAAAATAGGGTGTTTAAAAAGGATCATGACATcctgaatgaaaatgaaaatcaaatGTATACAGTATACGATAGTTTATGTCTTTCAGACTGATTTTTAAATGCATCGGTTTATTTTTCAAGCCTTTGATTGTTTGaggttttttaaacatttttacataaacTGAGTATGATATTTTGTGTAGAGAGAAAACATTCTTGTATCatgaataaatgatggtaaAAAAAGATGTCATTTATTGGTTAATTTAATAGTATGGACTACAAATATATTAAACCAAATAATTTCTGCAAATGTCTGTAATAGTAAATAAAGCAATAATACCTGTAATTTGATGTGTGTCATTTCTGACAAATTCTGTGTCAGGATACTCAAACAAACAGTGCACAAGAAATCTTTTGATGGAGTCATGGTGTTTACaccttttgaatgaatcagcctaGAAATGCCTTACTTATAGTTGcatattaatttgtgataaGAGAATGATTTTTAACTGTTAACAAaaattggcaaaaaaaaaaaaaatgctgtctgCTTCTTAGCACATTTACATGTTACTTGGGTTTGAGTGTCTTGCTCGAGGGCACAAAGGGGATGATTCATCTAGCAACCTTCCAGTTACCAGCCCTGAGCCTTAATCACTACACCACACCACCCACATAGAATGTGGTAATGCATTAAAGAAAGCTAATGAACCACCTgaaacttaaaggaatagtAATAATTTAGTTGCACCAGGTTTGACGTCAGTGACCGCAGATGACATTGGTTCTCATGTATGCTAATCTTATATATAGCCAAGGTCACTCAGCCTGCACAGCAATACCCAACTGGTAGAATTATTTCAACCACTAACAACCACTTCATTAATATTCTTCCAGATCTATGGCAAATGCTCTGTGTGCCCAAAAGCTCTGTAGAAACTATGAATGCAGTCTTCTTCAAATCACTATAATAGGGTTGCACCCCATTTGAAGAAAGTTAAAGAGAAAAGGAAGAACAGGAAGCGCATCAAAACCAACTACATGTATGCTGGATCCTATACCTACAATGTTACTGAAAGATGCATTTTCTGTAATCTCATAACCACATTATTTACCGTTCACTTCCTTTAGGAGATGTCCCAAACACTTTCAAGCTGGCAGTTATCAAACCACAGTTGCCAAAAGACTTGGGGTATAGGTACATACATTCTTAGTGATGAAAAGACATGGAATGCTTCCGATCTTACTGCATTTCCCTGCACACCCTGAACACTGCTCACTACACACACTCATACCACTAGACCTAGATGTGATGTTCAGAAGCCTAGTTGGTTAAAGGACTATGTTACTATGTGACTATGTTTGCATTGCTGTTGAAAATGTTGCgcattattttgaaatgttgtatAATGGCATAATGTGTGTGAGAACGGAAGTGGTGAAATGACAAATCAGAAAGCTATCCGATCAGTAAAAACACATGGTGTAAACAGGTTGACATTTAATATACTGTGTGCTAGGGGAGTAACTGTACATgtattttacagcattagctgtaaaatattttttttatccttaagaaaatgttaattataattgaatttatttaaagagagagacacaatttgttcaataaaccactttttgataaaaataaaaaagaagaaaaaagaagcaatttttCTCCCTCTGCTGTTCCGAACCcataccgaaccgtgacttcaatgCCGAGGTAAATACCGATGAGTCATATTTGTGTACCCCATACTGTATGCACAATACACCCATAATTTTCAATGTAAATATGCACAGAAAACATAAATATgatataatacataaataatttaGAAAATAAGGTACATTTGGACATACATTTGGAAAGTCAGAATTTCCAGATAGAAAAGTACAACAGACTGCTACTTGAAATAAGACTTTCAACTTGGAAAGGAGAAATTTTTCATAACAGATATGCTTCCAGTTATATACCAGCCTGTTTCAACGTCTAACATGAGGTGAGCAACTCTAGTGCTGCAGAACTGGACTGAATCAATCCTGATTTTGCAGCTGATACACCTGTATGACCCTTTGTGTAGATGATCATAGTTCTGCTCCACTTCAGTTCAACACTGCCCACTGCCAGAGTGATACAAACAATGAAATGTTCCAGTgtttttatactttatatagaactgtGGCAACATGTCCAAGATGCATGAAGAAACCTACCTGCAAAGCAACAGTACTGTGAATAGTTTTATGCACTTGTGTAAAAATTCTGTAAAGTGAGgatgctttcaaaaataatgtcataaatagattttatttatcaattaaattctattaactaaatcaaGTTAATATTTGGTGTGACCACCctttaaaacagcttttgttCTAGGGACACTTGCTTTTTCAGGTAGCTTTTCAGGAAGGTATTCAGGTAGTGTCTTGGAGACATtaccacagttcttctggatttagactgtctgtttttttctgtttcttcatgtaatcccaGATGGACTTGATGATGGTACGATCAGATCTTCGTGTGGATCATACCGGCTGTTGCCAGCCTCCTTGTGCAAAAATCTCacataattattacaattaatggcaaaaagAATGTTTGTAAATGCAAATTGACTGaccactacagcaaaagatataaataactggcttgaAACCATttggtgtgtgtctgtgtgtgtctgtgtctgtgtgtgtctgtgaaaaatacttttgcatagtactaatatatatatatatatatatatatatatatatatatatatatataaaattttatataataaatttaattaataaatttataatcTTCTATATAAATGCTGAGGAAAACCGTACTAGGTAGGGTTGTTGAGTTAATGGTGCTATGAGGTGTTAGTACACCCGTCTCTTAcaaacactctcacactcacaatGACAAGGTTAAATATCTTTGAATAATTCAtagtacatatatataaaatcataatacatcaaaaaaataaaaaaataaaataaaattgaaacgAGAGTTCAATTCAACAAGAAAGAGGGAAAAAAGGAGATTTAAGCCACTTTTGCTTGTGGATgaaaatttctttattttatattaaaaaattaacaacatattcaagagataatgattttttttttttttttttgtaaagttagTAGGGTTAAAAATATAAGAACTTTAACTCAAAATGTATTGGTGTAACGGGTTGGCTGTGTAGAAACACAATGTGTACAATACAAGACCCGACACTGAACTGAGGAAAaccaggaacttaaatacacagacgaTTAACTCAAATGACAGACAGCTGTGATGATTAGGTTAGTGTCCGTGGTGACTGATAGTGGtgggaaaacagaacaaaggagCACGTgactaataaaaacaaaaactgaccCTGCATcgcaatgtgcatactatccaccctatccgccctaaattgtattgaatattactagggtcacatactatttaggatggatagtatgcacattgagacgcaggcTGAAAGTCCATGTGGTGTGAGGGTGTGACAGAACGCCCCCTCCTGGAAGGCATGTCCTCGCGCCATAGAGAGGAGGTGAGGAGGATGAAGAGATGGTGAAACGGGCACATGATGCAGGAGGCGGTTCTGGAAGTGGACTGCCAAACGGGAGGAGGCGGAATAACAGAGTCCAGGGTGGAGATGATAGTGGAGTGATCCAAGTGATGGCCTTGAGAAGGGGCTGATGGATGTTATTCCAGGCCACAGCCAGGGTACTGCCCCACGGCGGCATtgatggagggaggagccagggaTGGATACTGATGAGGGCCGCCATGGGGATGACCGTAGACAATGACAGCGAGGATGGAGCCCAACGCGCAGCCGATGAGCCGAGGTGGTGGAGAGATGGCAAAGATCCTGGAGGCTGCTGGAGGGGGATCCCCTGGAGGGGATCCGGAGGTCTGAGGACTAGTTGGAGTGACCAAGGGTGGAGGTGTAGCCTGCGGTAGGACAGAGAAAGCTGTAGTCGAAGGGGTGGAGGAATAGAGAGCAACACGCGGTCCACAAGTCCACAGCGGAGGTGAAGCGATGTCTGACCCAGGTGGAGCTAATGTGCCAAGAGAGTCTGGCGAGGCCGAATGGCCGATGGTCCACTCTAAGGTCGAGGGCAAAAGGAGCACAGGTGCAGGAGCCAGGGCGACGGTTCGAGGCAGATCGTAGCTCACCGAAGCTTTGGGCTCTTCACGCCCAGGAGGAGATAGTTCCCAGCAGGCCCGAGATGGTGCCACACTACTGAGAGGAGGTGGTACCGAGGGACTGAAGGGAGATGGAGGTGACTGGGTGGCACAGATGGTTGGAGACTGGGGAACAGACTGAAGTCCCAtgcaaaaaaaacccaaaaaacagTGTCTGAAATAGACTGGAGAGATGGTGGGATAGGTACACTGGGCGGGGCCAGTAGGACAGGCAGAAGACAGACGGGTTCAGGCAACAGTTCTGGGGATAGATAAATTTCCTCTCCACACAtagaatccagcagtgtctcaGCCAAAAACTCACTCTCAGTAGCGGGGAGTGGGCGGGGCTCACTTCCGAACCCTCGAAGTCCACAACACTCCCTCGCCGATGGATGGCTCGGCcggctcacacacctggtcaggAGCACGCTGCTCGGGCTCTGAGGTGATGTAATCCCCGGTCGCTCTTGTAGGTGCGGGCTCATAAATCATGGCAGTCTCCGTCGTGCTACCTGCGGTGGGCTCAGGTCGTTGATCCTCGCCATCTGGATGGTGCTGGCTGGGCACTGGATGGGGAGTGGCGGCAACCTCAACGGTGAATGCTGATCTGCAGGAtgccagcacccactccacataTGACGCAAAGCTCCCTCGAGGACCCTCCCCGGACAGCTGTGCATATGTGACGTCGTTGAGTCCGACATACAGGGACGTGGACAGGCAGTAGTCCGGGAAGGTGGTCTGATGGGCGAGATCCAGAAACTCGTCTAAATGTTTCTCGAGGGAGCTTTCTCCATGCTCAAGGCACATGAGTTTAACTGGTGGAAAGTCCATGGTGCAAGCAGGTGTGAAAAATGGaacaaaaaacaatgaacacgaaaaaagaaaagcatAATTTACAAGCACATcacttactttcacttttggtTGGGTCTTCTGTAACGGGTTGGCTTTGTAGAAACTCACACGACGAAGAAGAGAAATCTCAACAAGTCTTTACTAGATAATCCAACAGGCAAACACAGATCAACAGGCAAACACAGATCAACaggcaaacacaaacacagatcaACAGGCAAACACAACCATAACACAATACAACACCTGACACTGAACTGAGGAAAaccaggaacttaaatacacagacaatTAACTCAAATGAGAGACGGCTGTGTTGATTAGTGTAGTGTAGTGATATCGCAAGAACAGGGGGTTAAACAAGAGGGGGATCACGAGAGTTAAGAGAGTGATCATGTAGTTGAGAGTGTGTTAATAAAAGTTGAAAATAACAACGATACAGACTGGTTAATGAGACCTACAACACAACATAAATGGCGACGaggatgaacacaaaaaaagaacaatTAGGACTACCATTCATCTGTCGCTGGAAACGACATCTGGATCTGAAAGACTGACGGAGCTGCCATGGAGGGCGAAGAAGAGGCCGTAGCACGAGCACCACCACTACATGTCGCACAGGCTCAGTTATCACCGCCTATTCCATTGAACCTCGGAGTTTCGGATTTGTATGCAGAATACAAAACATGGAAAGACTCTTACAGTTTCTTTGAGTTGGCCAGTGGAACTATCAATGCTGCCGATGCGGTAAGACGTGCTacttttttgcattgcattggTGCTCCAGTGCAGAGGATTTTCGCGAATCTCCCAGGTCCCAAAGATTCATATACAGAGACTGTAAATGCATTGGATGCTTACTTTACTCCACGGAAAAATGTTTTGTGGGAAAGACACAAATTCCGTCTGAGATCTCAACTACAAGATGAAACAACTGACGCATTTGTGAACGCGTTAAGGGAACTGACCAAATCTTGTGAGTTCGGAGCTTTAGAATGTGATATGATACGAGATCAACTCGTAGAGAAATGTGCACATAGACGATTAAGAGATAAACTGTTGCAGGAAGAAGGGCTTACATTGGAAAGAGCATTAACTGTTGCTAGAATTTTTGAATCAGCCCAAGCAGAGAAAACAATATCAAAGAAAAAGACAATCACATAAATTTCATGAAGGGTACAAGAGCTCCCAACGCAAAAGTGAAACCGCAAAATGCCAGCAGAGGGCGATTTGAAAAGAACAACAGTGACACCAAGTGTTATAGATGTGGACTGACAACACATAAAGCAGATGACTCTGGGGCAAAATCAGCAACTTGCCTGTACTGCAGAAAAACTGGTCATTATGCACGTGTTTGCAGAAAGAAAAACAACTCACAAgagtataaaaatgaaaaatacaagGCTAAAGAGCTGTAAATGACAGTTCTGATTCTGATGAATTTGTGTATTCAATTGATCCAGAAGGAAAAGATACCATAAGTGTTAATGGACAGAGGCTGAAGATGGTCATAGATACAGGAAGTGGAAGAAATTTCATTGGAGAAGAACTGTATCATAGAttgtttgcacaaaaagtagaactaaaacaaacaaagagaaaattaTTTGCCTATGCACAGACACACCCTCTCCACTGTGTGGGATTTTTTGAAGCACAATGGAAGGAAATTGTCACCAAAAGTGATATTTTTGTAATCAAAGGAAGTGTTGAGCCACTGTTAGGAAGACGGTCATGCTTTGACTTAAAGATTTTGAATACCACAGACCAGGTCGCTGCAATTGAAAATTCGGCAGAAAGATTTCTGAAACTTGAGGCTGAATATCACTCTTTGTTTAAAGGACTGGGACAAATCAAAGATTACAGCCATAAAATATCAGTGAATGAAACAGTCAAACCTGTAGCTAAAGCTTTAAGGAGAGTACCCTACCTGATGGTAGAAGCTGTGAATCAAGAGCTGGACAAAATGCTGGACGATGGCATCATAGAGGAAGTGCATGAAGGATCTAAATGGGTGTCAAACATTCTTCTAATTCCAAAAAAACGACCCTAAAGAAGTAAGACTTTGTGTAGATTTAAGAGAAGTGAATAAAGTGGTGGTAAGAGAAAGACACCCAGTACCAACAATAGACAGTATACTGCAAGCAATGCAGGGAGCAAAGGTGTTTGCCAAACTGGATGTACATAAGGGTTTCTGGCAAGTTGATCTGGCACCTGAATCCAGAAAAATGACCACATTCATTACACACCGGGGATGCTACCATTTTAGGAAGGTTCCATTCGGATTGTCCAGTGCTCCTGAATCATACCAGAAAGCCATGGACTCTATGTTATGTGGGATGCCAGGTGGTGTACTACATGGATGATGTGGTAGTGTTTGCTGAAAATGAAAAGGAGCTGGAGCaaagatgaaaaatgtttttcaaagatTCCAAGAAAAAGGACTGACCttgaataaagaaaaatgtttctttGGACTTCAGCAGATTGAGATTTTGGGTCATGTTGTCACAGCAGATGGAATAAAACCAGATCCACGAAAGGTAGAAGCAGTTTATAACGCTCCCAGACCCGAAAATGTTGCACAGTTACGTTCATTCTTAGGCACTTGTGGATTTTTGATTAAGTTTGTTCCCAATTACACAAATCTGTCTGAGCCTCTCAGAAAGCTGACCAGACAAGGACAAGAGTGGCAGTGGTCATCTGAAgcagaaaatgcatttaaaagactgaaaaaataattaactaTTGAGCCATGCCTAGCATACTTCAACATAAGTGCTCCAACAGTTGTGATTAGTGATGCAAGTCCAGTCGGACTTGGAGCAGTTTTGCTTCAGACACAAGAAGATGGAGCTAAGAAGCCTGTAGCATATGCGAGCCGCTCTCTGACACCCACAGAAAGGCGTTACTCTCAGATAGAGCGGGAAGCcctagtgtgtgtgtgggcgGTGGAACACTTCAGAGCGTATTTGTGGGGAGGCAAATTTACTCTTCAAACGGATCATCGACCTCTCATTTATATGCTCAATCCAGAGAAGTCAAAGCTTTTGCCTCCTAGAATACAAAGACTTGGACTGAGACTGTATCCATATGACTACAAGACTGAACATATTGCAGGGAAAGACAATGTGGCAGACTCACTTTCTAGACTTCCTTT is part of the Megalobrama amblycephala isolate DHTTF-2021 linkage group LG23, ASM1881202v1, whole genome shotgun sequence genome and harbors:
- the LOC125259333 gene encoding BTB/POZ domain-containing protein KCTD8-like, with the translated sequence MSPCFSVPDTDGAVEETIYNPHMSNVYSQDDTNIALDLDNESLSDPLPPLPPPLPPLDSPELSLPQEPSPPPLPAISPARPTTLSLKTLPRPTIPNTMASTTTSITRENGGPLSKDPEEDEKKVMEEELKKCIEDFRKIRIPKLFPDRKRHWQSDLLKKYNA